In Blastopirellula marina, the DNA window TGGCGGCAACGACTTGAATGTCTTGCACGCGATTGTGCACGAAGTAGATCTGCCCGCCCCGATTTAGTTCACGGAGTACCGCATGCCGAATGAGTTCGTCGCTCCAACGAGAAACCTTCGTCTCGACGGCGATTCGATCCTTGGGGGCCGTTTCGAGATTACTGATGTCACGGACACCAACTAAAGACATATGAAGGGTTCGCGGAATCGGAGTCGCCGTCATGGTCAAAACGTCGACTGTGGTACGCAACTGTTTTAAGCGTTCCTTAACTTCCACGCCAAAACGCTGCTCTTCATCGATGATCACCACGCCCAGATTTTGAAAAACGACATCCTTGGAAGCCAAGCGATGTGTTCCAATGACGACATCAACCGTGCCGTTCTTCAAACCTTCGACGACTTCACGTTGTTCCTTAGCGGTTCCAAATCGGCTCAATCGTGCGATCGAAAAGGGAAACTCGGCCATCCTTTCCCGAAAGGTCTTGTAGTGCTGCTCTGCCAAGATGGTTGTGGGCACAAGTACGGCAACCTGATATCCGTTGTCGACCGCCTTGAACGCGGCTCGCATCGAAACTTCCGTCTTACCGAAACCGACATCCCCACAGAGAAGTCGATCCATGGGACGCGGCTGCAGCATGTCTTGCTTGATCGCAGCGATCGCCTGAAGTTGGTCGTCGGTCTCCTGGTAAGGAAATGACGCATCAAATTCATATTGCCAACGCGTATCTTCCGCGAAAGCGATACCTGGCCGACTGCGTCTCTCTGCTTGCACGTGCAGAAGATCCGCCGCAAGATCTTTGACCGCCTTTTCGACGTTCTCTTTCTGCTTCTTCCAAACAACCCCACCAATTCGAGCCAACGGTGGGCGAGTCTTGCTTCCGCCAACGTATTTCTGCACCAAGTCGATTTTCGAGGCAGGCACGAAGATTTTCGTCTCACCATGAAATTCGAGAACCAGATGCTCCTCAGCATTGCCTTGCTTCTCAATCAATCGCAGACCGCGATAGCGGCCAATCCCGTGACCGAGATGGACAACCAGATCCCCTTTCTTCAGGTCAAGGAAGCTGTCGATCACCTTCCCAAGACGCCGCGTCTTCGTACGATGGATCGCTCCACGATGGAAGATTTCATCGCCACTGATTAATACAAGTCGCCCTTCGCGAAAGCGAAATCCTTGATGCAGGCCACCCAATACATAATGGAGGCGACCTGACTTGGCGACCTCGGTGGCATCTAAAATCTCGTGCAGCCGTTCAAATTCTGCCTCCATCCGGCAGACGATGACCACGTCGAGACTCTGACTCGCAACATCGAGTTCGCCCCGCACACGATCGATGTCACCACTAAATTGCTCGACCGATTCGAAATTCAGATTTGCCGTAACGTTGAACGTTCCGCTTGAGATCCCCGCGACCGATACTTTGCGGAAGTCGTTAAGCCGGGCAATCGTTTCGGCGAATTCGAACGCATCGCGAACGTCATCCACACGTTTCAAATAGTCATCTGCCGTCTGCTTCATCTGATCCGGTTCGATCAGCATGAAGACCGTATCCTCAGGCAAATAACTGATGAAGCTTCCCTGGTAATCGCGTGAGTGTCGGAGTGCGGTGATGTCGACTTGCTGAAGTGTTTCGACGCTGCGCTGCGTTTCGACATCGATCTCGCGGATCGATTCGATCTCATCACCGAACAGTTCGACACGGACTGGTCCGTTCCAATCAGGCGCGAAGACATCGAGGATTCCTCCTCGCAGCGAAAATTCGCCCGGTAACTCAACCGCGCTCGTCGAATGGTATTTGTGAGCCAACAACCACTTGGCTAGTTCGTCTGCCTCGAATCGCTGCCCCACTTCCAATCGGCGACTATTCGCCAAAATGTTCTCTTTGTCCGGAACAGGCTGAATCAGGCTTTCAATCGAGGTAATCAGAATTGGTGGACATTCGCCGTACACCAAGTGCTTCAAAATACGTAATCTCGCTGCATAGATCTCGTCATGCAGACGGCGTTCTTCCGGAGACGATTCCCAGGCCGGAAAGGAACTTATCTCG includes these proteins:
- the mfd gene encoding transcription-repair coupling factor, with translation MSLATSQQAAAMLKSLPQCFEQNESFQHVLEALNQGKDATLEGVWGSACALVASAIQAEVGSHIVLVAPHLTEIEKLADAIPLFSDSEISSFPAWESSPEERRLHDEIYAARLRILKHLVYGECPPILITSIESLIQPVPDKENILANSRRLEVGQRFEADELAKWLLAHKYHSTSAVELPGEFSLRGGILDVFAPDWNGPVRVELFGDEIESIREIDVETQRSVETLQQVDITALRHSRDYQGSFISYLPEDTVFMLIEPDQMKQTADDYLKRVDDVRDAFEFAETIARLNDFRKVSVAGISSGTFNVTANLNFESVEQFSGDIDRVRGELDVASQSLDVVIVCRMEAEFERLHEILDATEVAKSGRLHYVLGGLHQGFRFREGRLVLISGDEIFHRGAIHRTKTRRLGKVIDSFLDLKKGDLVVHLGHGIGRYRGLRLIEKQGNAEEHLVLEFHGETKIFVPASKIDLVQKYVGGSKTRPPLARIGGVVWKKQKENVEKAVKDLAADLLHVQAERRSRPGIAFAEDTRWQYEFDASFPYQETDDQLQAIAAIKQDMLQPRPMDRLLCGDVGFGKTEVSMRAAFKAVDNGYQVAVLVPTTILAEQHYKTFRERMAEFPFSIARLSRFGTAKEQREVVEGLKNGTVDVVIGTHRLASKDVVFQNLGVVIIDEEQRFGVEVKERLKQLRTTVDVLTMTATPIPRTLHMSLVGVRDISNLETAPKDRIAVETKVSRWSDELIRHAVLRELNRGGQIYFVHNRVQDIQVVAAKLQRIVPEAKIGIGHGQMAEGALEQVMVDFIDGKFDLLLATTIIESGLDIPNANTIFVDEADRYGLADLHQLRGRVGRSHHRGYCYMLLEPAKHLTPIASKRLHAIEEFSHMGAGFAISMRDLEIRGAGNILGTQQSGHIATVGYELYCQLLESAVRRLQKLPPKLTIDVDIDLPVEAYLPDDYIGDMRQKIDLYRRMTRIASDDDLIQIREELRDRFGTPPPVVDELLRLVNLKLDAAFWQVSAIYIEEEVDQTFLVFVYTNKSRIEQLARLRGKKVRIVDESKAYIPLPDASMDGSKLLDFAGMMLQPS